Proteins encoded within one genomic window of Methanobacteriales archaeon HGW-Methanobacteriales-1:
- the ectA gene encoding diaminobutyrate acetyltransferase, with product MGPENYENRSIKIRKPRLKDGNPIFQLVQICQPLDVNSLYNYLLICAHFDQTSAIAELNNELVGYVSAYIKPNQKETLFIWQVAVSPSIRGQGIATRMLNDILLRNNLKSIKFIETTVTPSNTASMSLFKKLTSQMDTNLKKIPFFPQDLFGESDHEEELLLQIGPIN from the coding sequence ATGGGTCCTGAAAATTATGAGAATAGGTCTATAAAAATTAGAAAACCTCGATTAAAAGATGGAAATCCTATTTTTCAATTAGTTCAAATATGTCAACCACTGGATGTTAACTCATTATATAATTATCTCCTGATATGTGCTCATTTTGATCAAACCAGTGCAATTGCAGAATTAAATAATGAACTAGTAGGATATGTTTCTGCTTATATAAAACCAAATCAAAAAGAAACACTTTTTATATGGCAAGTAGCAGTAAGTCCATCTATAAGAGGACAGGGGATTGCAACCCGTATGTTGAATGATATCCTCCTGAGAAATAATCTTAAAAGTATTAAATTCATTGAAACAACAGTTACTCCCTCAAATACGGCTTCGATGTCTTTATTTAAAAAACTTACCTCTCAAATGGATACTAATCTCAAAAAAATCCCTTTTTTTCCACAAGATCTATTTGGTGAATCAGATCACGAGGAAGAATTACTCCTTCAAATAGGGCCCATAAATTAA
- a CDS encoding TspO protein, whose translation MESFNIKEIPKLIFSILIVFVTGTIGSLATLPEITTWYSTLAKPEWTPPNWAFGPIWSTLYVLMGIALFLVWREGLERKDVRYAIIIFAVQLALNLAWSLVFFGLHSIIGGMAIIFFLWIAIWVNIFAFYIISKPAGLILVPYLIWVSIASYLNYSVYLLN comes from the coding sequence ATGGAAAGTTTCAATATTAAAGAAATACCCAAACTAATCTTTTCAATTTTGATTGTATTTGTAACTGGAACTATTGGAAGCCTGGCCACCTTACCTGAAATTACAACATGGTATTCCACCCTGGCCAAACCTGAATGGACTCCACCGAACTGGGCATTTGGGCCAATCTGGTCAACTTTGTATGTTCTGATGGGAATTGCTCTATTTTTAGTCTGGAGAGAAGGATTAGAAAGAAAAGACGTTCGTTATGCCATAATAATTTTCGCAGTGCAATTGGCCCTTAATTTGGCCTGGTCACTGGTATTCTTTGGATTGCACTCCATAATAGGTGGAATGGCCATTATATTCTTCCTATGGATTGCCATCTGGGTCAATATATTTGCATTTTATATTATATCCAAACCAGCAGGCCTTATTTTAGTGCCTTATTTGATTTGGGTTAGTATCGCGTCTTATTTGAATTATTCAGTTTATTTACTGAATTAA
- a CDS encoding MFS transporter, with translation MDEKKVLGAKDRNKVLILLFLGVFMGALDIGIVGPALPSMESFFNINARSASWVFAIYILFFMIGTPLMAKLSDMYGRRSIYILDVTLFAIGSAITAFSFSFEMMLLGRAIQGFGAGGIFPVASAFIGDTFPPEKRGGALGIIGSVFGFSAVIGPILGGLLLKYSWQWLFIINLPIALLVIILSFFILPVTKKKWVSDFDWKGTIVLSVLVTSLAYGVNQIETGNFLGSFISLKVWPFLLLALLLIPVLWKVEKKSDDPIIQVDLLSNKEVRLATGISIGTGLSQSAIVFIPSFAVAAFSLSITDASFMLIPLVLTMTICAPLIGLLLDRLGSKIIILVGSFLLIVGMIMISLLASNTYIFMISEVIMGMGLITILGSPLRYIMLSESPPKERASGQALININSSVGQLIGGAFIGTVIASQTGLSGYETAYLLIAFVGIVILGLAMGLKSRKEQLETTKSNF, from the coding sequence ATGGATGAAAAAAAAGTTCTTGGTGCTAAAGACAGAAATAAAGTTCTGATTTTACTATTCTTGGGAGTGTTTATGGGGGCGCTGGATATAGGAATTGTTGGTCCGGCCCTACCATCCATGGAATCATTTTTCAATATAAATGCACGTTCTGCATCATGGGTATTTGCCATTTATATTTTATTCTTCATGATTGGGACGCCATTAATGGCCAAACTTTCAGATATGTATGGTCGGCGATCAATTTATATTTTAGATGTTACTTTATTCGCCATTGGTTCAGCCATAACTGCATTTTCATTTTCATTTGAGATGATGCTCTTGGGTAGGGCCATCCAAGGATTTGGTGCAGGGGGAATATTCCCGGTGGCCAGCGCATTCATTGGAGACACTTTTCCGCCTGAAAAGAGAGGTGGGGCTTTAGGAATTATAGGGTCCGTATTTGGATTTTCAGCTGTCATTGGGCCAATATTAGGAGGATTGCTATTAAAATACAGTTGGCAATGGTTATTTATAATTAATTTACCCATAGCACTGTTAGTTATTATATTAAGCTTCTTTATTCTACCAGTGACCAAGAAAAAGTGGGTATCTGACTTTGACTGGAAAGGTACCATTGTTCTTAGTGTATTAGTAACTTCTCTGGCATATGGAGTCAATCAGATAGAAACTGGAAATTTCTTGGGAAGTTTTATTTCATTAAAAGTGTGGCCTTTCCTATTACTGGCATTACTACTAATCCCTGTGCTATGGAAAGTAGAAAAGAAGTCTGATGATCCTATTATTCAGGTTGATCTTCTATCCAATAAAGAGGTTAGATTGGCCACCGGAATTTCCATTGGTACTGGTTTATCCCAGTCTGCAATTGTATTTATTCCCAGTTTTGCAGTGGCAGCATTTAGTTTGTCCATTACCGATGCCAGTTTTATGTTAATTCCTCTGGTTTTGACCATGACTATTTGTGCACCGCTGATAGGATTATTACTGGACCGGTTGGGATCTAAAATAATTATTTTAGTGGGATCATTTCTGCTAATTGTTGGAATGATTATGATTTCGCTTCTGGCTAGCAATACTTATATTTTTATGATATCTGAAGTGATAATGGGTATGGGCCTAATAACTATTTTAGGATCTCCATTAAGATATATAATGCTTTCAGAAAGCCCTCCTAAAGAAAGAGCTTCTGGACAGGCACTTATAAATATAAATTCTAGTGTCGGGCAGTTAATTGGAGGTGCATTTATTGGAACCGTGATTGCATCCCAAACTGGATTATCGGGATATGAAACTGCTTATTTGTTGATAGCCTTTGTGGGAATAGTAATTCTTGGCCTGGCCATGGGATTAAAAAGTAGAAAGGAACAATTAGAAACAACAAAAAGTAATTTTTAA
- a CDS encoding TIGR04083 family peptide-modifying radical SAM enzyme, with protein MAFHVMLIPSMDCPSNCSYCWGVDKESELMDIEIVEETVEWLKNFRKEPVTFTFHGGEPLLAGYEFYKKALELLSQELSDLNPAFAIQTNLWLMTPEIAELFAEYNIPIGSSLDGPLEINDSQRGSGYFEKTMQGYKIAKEKGLNVSFISTFTSSSIAQKEAIFNFFLDNNLDLKLHPALPSLRSEDPEEWTISPEEYGELLIYLLDQYLEHMGEIEIKNIDHLCKGVFVRRGVVCTYADCVGDTFAIGPDGNIYPCYRFVGMEEYVMGNVRDHPTMEELSKSESLKSLRDWEKLVDDECADCSYIKFCRGGCPYNALTMDKESQKMEIKSVDHQCEAYKMIFKEITDRANKEFLSSPNLMMPGMQSSSENKNKRKSSIMDIMMKRS; from the coding sequence ATGGCCTTTCATGTTATGTTAATTCCTTCTATGGACTGTCCCTCCAATTGCAGTTACTGCTGGGGTGTGGACAAAGAATCTGAACTTATGGATATCGAAATAGTCGAAGAGACTGTGGAATGGTTAAAAAATTTCCGAAAAGAACCAGTAACTTTCACTTTTCATGGCGGAGAGCCCCTACTGGCAGGATATGAATTCTATAAAAAAGCACTTGAATTATTAAGTCAGGAATTAAGTGATTTAAATCCTGCTTTCGCAATTCAAACTAATTTATGGTTAATGACTCCAGAAATTGCCGAGCTTTTTGCAGAATATAATATTCCCATTGGATCCAGCTTAGATGGGCCCCTTGAAATAAATGATTCCCAGAGAGGTTCAGGCTATTTTGAAAAAACAATGCAAGGTTATAAAATAGCTAAAGAAAAAGGATTAAATGTTAGTTTTATAAGTACTTTCACATCCAGTTCTATTGCTCAAAAAGAAGCTATATTTAATTTCTTTTTAGATAATAATCTTGATCTTAAATTACACCCCGCCCTACCATCACTTAGAAGTGAAGACCCTGAAGAGTGGACCATATCTCCAGAAGAGTACGGGGAATTACTAATTTATCTTTTAGATCAGTATTTAGAACACATGGGTGAAATAGAGATTAAAAATATTGACCATCTCTGTAAAGGAGTTTTTGTTCGCCGAGGGGTCGTTTGTACCTATGCCGACTGTGTAGGCGATACTTTTGCCATAGGCCCTGATGGAAATATATATCCTTGTTATCGTTTTGTTGGAATGGAAGAATATGTAATGGGAAATGTGCGTGATCATCCTACCATGGAAGAATTATCTAAATCAGAATCTCTAAAAAGCTTAAGAGACTGGGAAAAATTAGTAGATGATGAATGTGCAGATTGTTCTTATATAAAGTTCTGTAGAGGTGGTTGTCCATACAATGCTTTAACTATGGATAAAGAATCTCAAAAAATGGAGATAAAAAGTGTAGATCACCAGTGCGAGGCTTATAAAATGATTTTTAAAGAGATTACAGATAGGGCCAATAAAGAATTTTTATCTTCACCTAACCTCATGATGCCAGGTATGCAATCATCTAGTGAAAATAAAAATAAAAGAAAATCTAGTATAATGGATATAATGATGAAAAGATCTTAA
- a CDS encoding lipoprotein-releasing system ATP-binding protein LolD has protein sequence MNKNIIEIKNLIKLYDDGNTIALDNLNLEIKKGEFVSIIGPSGSGKSTLLNMLGALDQADEGSINVAGIDLMEKKDFSHFRSKEIGFIFQLHNLIPNLTVSENVQIPMIHTDISDEDMIKRANSILESLNLSSKINQFPTKLSGGERQRVAIARALVNHPSIILADEPTGALDSKTGDVILDVLKKIHKAENVTLILVTHETYVADMADRTIEVRDGQITNSK, from the coding sequence ATGAATAAAAATATAATTGAAATCAAAAATTTAATAAAATTGTATGACGACGGAAATACAATTGCTTTAGACAACCTAAATCTAGAAATTAAAAAAGGAGAGTTTGTTTCCATTATTGGGCCTTCAGGGTCCGGTAAATCAACTCTTTTAAATATGTTAGGTGCACTGGATCAAGCCGATGAAGGATCCATAAATGTTGCTGGCATTGACTTAATGGAAAAAAAGGATTTCAGCCATTTTAGGTCTAAAGAAATCGGTTTTATATTTCAGTTACATAACCTGATACCCAATTTAACTGTCTCCGAGAATGTACAAATACCCATGATCCACACAGATATAAGTGATGAAGATATGATTAAAAGGGCTAATAGCATTTTAGAGTCTCTTAATTTGTCATCTAAAATTAACCAGTTCCCTACCAAGCTTTCTGGAGGAGAAAGGCAAAGAGTAGCCATTGCCCGAGCATTAGTTAATCATCCATCCATAATTTTGGCCGATGAGCCTACTGGAGCACTTGATTCTAAAACAGGCGATGTGATTTTAGATGTTCTTAAAAAAATTCATAAAGCTGAGAATGTTACTTTAATCCTGGTAACTCACGAAACATATGTGGCAGACATGGCCGATAGAACTATTGAAGTTCGAGACGGTCAAATAACAAATTCAAAGTAA
- a CDS encoding ABC transporter permease — protein MKYRNLILKNIFRNKARSSLAMIGIAIGIATILGLGLLTDGLSTSTEQALTAGAADFSVVSASYNGQGGGPGGFGGSQQLINETTVNKIAQISGVESVAGVLRSSISDDSTNSTNNTDQQPGSSNSGQPSMTMPATVLGMDSKNLEMYDVKVANGSTYSSADEVIIGKTAAESQNKTIGDTVTISNQTFKIVGIYETGETMQDNGIIMSLSTLQNLTNNTGKVSSVLVKTTDSSIANKTADTIESTYSDLSTSTSLSGMDRMNSGMDIIKSAVWGISLLAIFIGGIIVVITMIKSVSERTREIGVLKAVGWTKKWVMVMIIGESLILSLIASIVGILVGVGVVEILSLSNMLQFIQPTYSLTLFIKALGIGLLMGVIGGLYPAYRASRLAPTEALRYE, from the coding sequence ATGAAATATAGAAATTTAATTCTAAAAAACATTTTTAGAAACAAAGCTAGAAGTTCCCTGGCCATGATTGGGATTGCCATAGGAATTGCTACCATTCTGGGTTTGGGGCTGCTTACAGATGGACTATCTACATCTACCGAACAAGCTCTTACCGCGGGTGCAGCAGACTTCTCAGTGGTTTCAGCCAGTTACAATGGTCAGGGTGGAGGCCCGGGAGGTTTTGGAGGAAGTCAGCAGTTGATTAATGAAACAACGGTTAATAAAATAGCCCAAATTTCAGGTGTAGAAAGTGTTGCTGGGGTTCTAAGGTCCAGTATTTCAGATGATAGCACTAATAGTACGAATAATACCGACCAGCAGCCAGGCAGTTCAAACTCTGGTCAACCAAGTATGACAATGCCAGCAACCGTTTTAGGAATGGATTCCAAAAATCTCGAAATGTATGATGTAAAAGTGGCCAATGGTTCCACATATTCCAGTGCCGATGAAGTTATAATTGGTAAAACTGCAGCGGAGAGTCAGAATAAAACAATTGGGGATACAGTAACCATTTCCAATCAGACTTTTAAAATTGTTGGAATTTATGAAACTGGAGAAACAATGCAGGACAATGGTATTATAATGTCATTGAGTACCTTACAAAATCTGACCAATAATACTGGAAAAGTCTCTTCTGTCCTGGTTAAAACAACAGACAGTAGTATTGCCAATAAAACAGCAGACACTATCGAAAGCACCTACAGTGATTTGTCAACTTCTACTTCACTATCAGGAATGGATAGAATGAACTCTGGAATGGATATTATAAAATCCGCGGTCTGGGGAATCTCACTTCTGGCCATCTTTATTGGAGGAATAATAGTTGTAATTACTATGATTAAATCAGTTTCAGAAAGAACTAGAGAAATTGGAGTATTAAAAGCTGTAGGTTGGACTAAAAAATGGGTAATGGTAATGATAATTGGAGAATCATTGATACTATCCCTAATAGCATCCATTGTTGGAATATTAGTTGGAGTGGGTGTTGTTGAGATATTAAGTCTGTCTAACATGCTACAATTCATTCAACCAACATATTCATTGACATTATTCATCAAAGCATTAGGCATAGGTCTTTTAATGGGAGTAATTGGTGGACTATATCCTGCATATCGGGCTTCCCGATTAGCACCTACCGAGGCGTTGCGTTATGAATAA